The Deinococcus ruber genome includes a region encoding these proteins:
- the tsaE gene encoding tRNA (adenosine(37)-N6)-threonylcarbamoyltransferase complex ATPase subunit type 1 TsaE, producing MSELDAVGLARGQRLLLSGEEEQRALGQRLATLLPAGTLLFLEGDLGAGKTTLVQGLLRGLDFAGQVSSPTYALMHEYPTPHGRVLHVDAYRVRHVQELFEMELERLTEESYLSVIEWGELLYDEFPAAPILHLGHLDGQPDIRQIERRR from the coding sequence GTGAGCGAGCTGGACGCTGTGGGGCTGGCACGTGGTCAGCGCCTCCTGCTGAGCGGCGAGGAAGAGCAGCGTGCGCTGGGGCAGCGGCTGGCGACCCTGCTCCCAGCCGGGACGCTGCTGTTTCTGGAAGGCGATCTGGGTGCGGGCAAAACCACGCTGGTGCAGGGCCTGCTGCGGGGTCTGGACTTTGCCGGACAGGTCAGCAGCCCGACCTACGCGCTGATGCACGAGTACCCCACACCGCACGGACGGGTGCTGCACGTCGATGCTTACCGGGTGCGCCACGTACAGGAACTGTTCGAGATGGAACTGGAGCGCCTGACCGAAGAGTCGTACCTGAGTGTGATCGAGTGGGGCGAACTGCTGTACGACGAGTTTCCGGCGGCACCGATCCTGCATCTGGGGCATCTGGACGGACAGCCGGACATCCGTC
- a CDS encoding GNAT family N-acetyltransferase, which translates to MDFRVSEWPDTAELAALHGAAFGYDANAADAERWERVLKRSLCWVTAHAGGVLVGFVNVAWDGGQHAFLLDTAVHPDFGRRGIGTQLVQRAAQAAAARGAGWLHVDYEAHLQDFYRGCGFGDTRAGLLKLR; encoded by the coding sequence GTGGATTTCAGGGTCAGCGAGTGGCCCGACACTGCCGAGCTGGCCGCGCTGCACGGAGCTGCCTTCGGATACGACGCCAACGCCGCAGACGCCGAACGCTGGGAACGCGTGCTGAAGCGCAGCCTGTGCTGGGTCACGGCGCACGCGGGCGGGGTACTCGTCGGCTTCGTGAATGTGGCCTGGGACGGCGGGCAGCATGCCTTTCTGCTCGACACCGCCGTTCACCCCGACTTTGGGCGGCGCGGCATCGGCACGCAGTTGGTGCAGCGGGCAGCCCAGGCAGCGGCGGCGCGGGGAGCGGGCTGGCTGCACGTAGACTACGAGGCGCACCTGCAAGACTTTTACCGGGGCTGCGGCTTTGGCGACACGCGGGCCGGGCTGCTGAAGCTGCGCTGA
- a CDS encoding flavin reductase family protein has product MSLPPHEFRETLGRFVSGVTVVTAAHDGERRGMTASAFVSVSLTPPLILVSVDRGATMHARLLDVERFGVNVLSTQQRELSRHFAGRPDAGLNVPWMDHEGLPLIGGAVAQLVCRKVEAHEAGDHTLFIGEVEYSRYTDDDPLVYFRGQYHELG; this is encoded by the coding sequence ATGAGCCTTCCGCCCCATGAATTCCGCGAAACTCTAGGCCGCTTCGTCAGCGGCGTCACTGTGGTAACGGCTGCCCACGACGGCGAGCGCCGGGGTATGACCGCCAGCGCCTTCGTGTCGGTCAGCCTGACGCCGCCCCTCATTCTGGTGAGTGTCGACAGAGGAGCGACCATGCACGCTCGGTTGCTGGACGTGGAGCGCTTCGGCGTGAATGTGCTGAGCACCCAGCAGCGCGAACTCAGCCGTCATTTCGCGGGTCGCCCGGATGCGGGGCTAAATGTGCCCTGGATGGACCATGAGGGGTTGCCCCTGATCGGCGGCGCGGTGGCGCAACTGGTGTGCCGCAAGGTAGAAGCGCACGAAGCCGGAGATCACACGCTGTTTATCGGAGAGGTGGAATACAGCCGTTACACCGACGACGACCCGCTGGTGTACTTCCGGGGCCAGTATCACGAACTGGGGTGA
- a CDS encoding roadblock/LC7 domain-containing protein, translating into MPTPVYTLVVDALSGSVSERAADTMLRDALRDAQLAAETVTPQEMQAVLSGPLLRRLSAVLPPQQAGRTLRSISRRVVEKNPRAPTLFLDPEGPLHWDSLDETGAEGDLGAEDFEYDDPDYSAFQGEGRSYDLSGAAGQDALLSDLARQPGVQGVVLCSQDGQVLRSRSQREGGAVGSIVAATILLFRNRKLSILSADLGSVKVCMRPLGVYCVAVLGGEQINIGRVITELQQLRVSA; encoded by the coding sequence ATGCCTACCCCCGTGTACACCCTGGTTGTTGATGCCCTCAGCGGGTCGGTCAGTGAGCGTGCTGCCGATACCATGCTGAGAGACGCCCTGAGAGACGCCCAGTTGGCGGCAGAAACCGTGACGCCCCAGGAGATGCAGGCCGTGCTGTCTGGCCCGCTGCTGAGACGGCTGTCGGCGGTTCTGCCCCCACAACAGGCCGGACGCACGCTGCGGAGTATCTCGCGCCGGGTGGTCGAGAAAAATCCGCGTGCGCCCACGCTGTTCCTCGATCCCGAGGGGCCGCTGCACTGGGACAGCCTGGACGAGACGGGGGCCGAGGGCGACCTGGGAGCCGAAGACTTCGAATACGACGATCCTGATTACAGCGCCTTTCAGGGCGAGGGCCGCAGCTACGACCTGAGCGGCGCAGCAGGCCAGGACGCGCTGTTGAGCGATCTGGCGCGGCAGCCGGGCGTGCAGGGTGTGGTGCTGTGCAGCCAGGACGGACAGGTTCTGCGCTCGCGCTCCCAGCGTGAAGGCGGCGCGGTGGGCAGCATCGTGGCAGCCACCATCCTGTTGTTTCGCAACCGCAAACTGAGCATCCTGTCGGCAGACCTGGGCAGCGTCAAGGTCTGCATGCGGCCTCTGGGCGTGTACTGCGTGGCGGTGCTGGGCGGCGAGCAGATCAATATCGGGCGTGTCATCACCGAGTTGCAGCAGCTGCGGGTGAGCGCATGA
- the lptB gene encoding LPS export ABC transporter ATP-binding protein, with protein sequence MPELVAQGLSKTYGRRAVVRGVDLRVKRGEIVALFGPNGAGKTTTFYMMVGFIRPGSGQILLRGEDITRLPMHERARRGVGYLPQEPSAFRKMTARDNLLAILEFQKLTRAEQEQRADALLAEFSLSHLAGSFAYQLSGGERRRLELARALTTDPDFLLLDEPFTGVDPKSIREIQRLILELRERRGIGVFITDHNVRETIALTDRVYLMYDGEVKFQGTPKEFATDEDARRHYLGDDFEL encoded by the coding sequence GTGCCCGAACTGGTGGCGCAGGGATTATCCAAGACCTACGGACGCCGGGCGGTGGTGCGCGGCGTCGATCTGCGGGTGAAGCGCGGCGAGATCGTGGCGCTGTTCGGGCCGAACGGAGCGGGCAAGACCACCACCTTTTATATGATGGTGGGTTTTATCCGCCCCGGCAGCGGTCAGATTCTGCTGCGCGGCGAGGACATCACCCGGCTGCCGATGCACGAGCGGGCGCGGCGCGGCGTGGGCTATCTGCCGCAGGAACCGAGCGCGTTTCGTAAGATGACCGCCCGAGACAACCTGCTGGCGATTCTGGAATTTCAGAAGCTGACGCGGGCCGAGCAGGAACAGCGGGCCGATGCGCTGCTGGCCGAATTCAGCCTGTCGCACCTTGCGGGCAGCTTCGCGTACCAGCTGTCGGGCGGCGAGCGGCGGCGGCTGGAACTGGCCCGCGCCCTCACCACCGACCCCGATTTTCTGCTGCTCGACGAGCCGTTTACCGGGGTCGATCCCAAGAGCATCCGCGAGATTCAGCGCCTGATTCTGGAACTGCGCGAGCGCCGGGGCATCGGGGTCTTTATTACCGACCACAACGTACGCGAGACCATCGCCCTGACCGACCGGGTATACCTGATGTACGACGGCGAGGTGAAATTTCAGGGCACACCAAAGGAATTCGCCACCGACGAAGATGCGCGGCGGCACTATCTGGGCGACGATTTCGAGCTTTAG
- a CDS encoding glycine C-acetyltransferase, translated as MTTALQATRLQDRLSSELTRLKDAGLFISPRVLEAPQRARTRILGREVVNLASNNYLGFADHPFVKERAAAYLHAWGAGAGAVRTIAGTLQIHEDFEAQLAAFKHTGSALVLQSGFTTNQGVLGSLLQDGDLVLSDELNHASIIDGLRLSKATKKVFKHKDLNDLRRLLQEHPTSGLKLVITDGVFSMDGDIAPLGEMVKVAREFGAVTYVDDAHGSGVLGEQGRGTVHHFGLQHAEDVIQVGTLSKAWGVVGGYAAGHQDLRELLINKARPFLFSTGHPPAVVGALSAAIELVQQDSSFIERLWDNTRYFKRELQTLGFDIFGSETPITPVIFGEAPAAFEASRLLLERGIFAVGLGFPTVPKGLARIRNIVTAEHTRDDLDTALSAYAEVGRQLGVIGG; from the coding sequence ATGACCACAGCGCTACAGGCGACCCGCCTTCAAGACCGCCTTTCGAGCGAGCTGACCCGCCTCAAAGATGCCGGACTCTTTATCAGTCCGCGTGTGCTGGAGGCTCCGCAGCGTGCCCGCACCCGCATCCTGGGGCGCGAGGTGGTGAATCTGGCGAGCAACAACTATCTGGGCTTTGCCGATCATCCCTTCGTCAAGGAGCGGGCCGCCGCGTATCTGCACGCGTGGGGCGCAGGCGCAGGCGCGGTGCGGACGATTGCCGGAACGCTGCAAATTCATGAAGACTTCGAGGCGCAGCTCGCAGCATTCAAGCACACCGGCAGCGCTCTGGTGCTGCAAAGCGGCTTTACCACCAACCAGGGCGTACTGGGCAGCCTGCTGCAAGACGGCGACCTGGTGCTGAGCGACGAACTGAACCACGCCAGCATCATCGACGGTCTGCGGCTGAGCAAGGCCACCAAAAAGGTCTTCAAGCACAAGGACCTGAACGACCTGCGCCGCCTGCTGCAAGAACACCCCACCAGTGGCCTGAAACTGGTGATTACCGACGGCGTGTTCAGCATGGACGGCGACATCGCCCCGCTCGGCGAGATGGTGAAGGTGGCGCGTGAATTCGGAGCCGTGACCTACGTGGACGACGCGCACGGTTCGGGCGTGCTGGGCGAGCAGGGGCGCGGCACGGTGCATCATTTCGGGCTGCAACACGCCGAAGACGTGATTCAGGTGGGCACGCTCAGCAAGGCGTGGGGCGTGGTGGGCGGCTACGCGGCGGGGCATCAGGATCTGCGCGAACTGCTGATCAACAAGGCGCGGCCTTTCCTGTTCTCGACCGGCCACCCGCCCGCCGTGGTCGGAGCGCTGAGCGCGGCCATCGAACTGGTGCAGCAGGACTCCTCGTTCATCGAGCGCCTGTGGGACAACACCCGCTATTTCAAACGCGAGTTGCAGACGCTGGGCTTCGATATTTTCGGCAGCGAGACGCCCATCACCCCGGTGATCTTCGGGGAGGCACCTGCCGCCTTCGAAGCCAGCCGCCTGCTGCTGGAACGCGGCATTTTCGCGGTGGGGCTGGGCTTTCCGACAGTTCCGAAAGGGCTGGCCCGCATCCGCAACATCGTGACCGCCGAGCATACCCGCGACGATCTGGACACGGCGCTGAGCGCATATGCCGAGGTCGGGCGGCAACTGGGCGTGATCGGCGGCTGA